In Bosea vestrisii, the following are encoded in one genomic region:
- a CDS encoding tripartite tricarboxylate transporter substrate-binding protein, protein MKKLALSLTAALALALPAQAQSKYPERPITMIVPFAAGGPTDIIARIVGENMSKTLGQQVVVENVAGAGGTTGITRALTATPDGYTIAMGHLGTFSAAPATYPGLKYDPINGMQTIGLAGGTPILIVAKKNFEPKDLKEFVAYVKTNTDKVNEAHAGVGSVSWTTCTLLKGQLGVPKLNSVAYRGTGPALNDLVSGQIDFMCDQIVSVAEQVKAGTIKAYAIASAQRSPALPDVPTTKEAGLPEYQIEAWNGIAAPKGMPKEAIDKLVAALGKALDDEGVKKRLLDLGTVLPTAEERTPAGFAAIVKRDADKLSPVLAAAPKQ, encoded by the coding sequence ATGAAGAAGCTCGCCCTCAGTCTCACCGCAGCGCTCGCGTTGGCGCTGCCGGCTCAGGCCCAGTCCAAGTATCCGGAGCGGCCGATCACCATGATCGTGCCGTTCGCGGCCGGCGGACCGACCGACATCATCGCCCGCATCGTCGGCGAGAACATGTCGAAGACCCTCGGCCAGCAGGTCGTCGTCGAAAACGTCGCCGGCGCCGGCGGCACCACCGGCATCACCCGCGCGCTGACGGCGACGCCCGACGGCTACACCATCGCGATGGGCCATCTCGGCACCTTCTCGGCGGCGCCCGCCACCTATCCCGGCCTGAAATACGACCCGATCAACGGCATGCAGACGATCGGACTCGCCGGCGGCACGCCGATCCTGATCGTCGCCAAGAAGAACTTCGAGCCTAAGGACCTGAAGGAGTTCGTCGCCTATGTGAAGACGAACACCGACAAGGTGAACGAAGCCCATGCCGGCGTCGGCTCGGTGTCGTGGACGACCTGCACCCTGCTCAAGGGCCAGCTCGGCGTGCCGAAGCTGAACTCCGTCGCCTATCGCGGCACCGGCCCGGCGCTGAACGACCTGGTCTCCGGACAGATCGACTTCATGTGCGACCAGATCGTCAGCGTCGCCGAGCAGGTCAAGGCCGGCACGATCAAGGCCTATGCCATCGCCTCGGCCCAGCGCTCGCCGGCGCTGCCCGACGTGCCGACCACCAAGGAAGCCGGTCTGCCGGAGTACCAGATCGAGGCCTGGAACGGCATCGCCGCGCCGAAGGGCATGCCGAAGGAAGCGATCGACAAGCTGGTCGCCGCGCTCGGCAAGGCGCTCGACGACGAGGGCGTCAAGAAGCGCCTGCTCGATCTCGGCACTGTGCTGCCTACCGCCGAAGAGCGCACGCCGGCCGGCTTCGCCGCGATCGTCAAGCGCGACGCCGACAAGCTCTCGCCGGTGCTCGCCGCCGCGCCGAAGCAGTAA